The following is a genomic window from Aphis gossypii isolate Hap1 chromosome X, ASM2018417v2, whole genome shotgun sequence.
tatttatgcggcttaatatcataaagcaaactcaaacaaatatttattgtaaaatgagAAGTATACATGttccaaaaaaatcaaaggaTTACCGAGCAAACAAGCGTCGTGGAGCAATCGACGatgcaattattaaattacaaaatggaGAAATGTCTAGGTATGTACCTAATTACAAaaagtgaaataattattcatattatatctaatttttattttcttccaaCAGGTATTCATTTGTTGCTGAGatgtcttataattataaaaaaaattaatattatttactgcagtgattttactatattttatatcttttatttaacattttatattattaactaatttattattttattaatagattcatgcatttttatcgacatgcatacttttttattatattcattatctttttactatattttatattttacatattgtcTGGTTGCGTTATCACCAATCcctttttattaactaattttttattattattttatttattaattgatgcatttttattgacgtgagtactttttattatattaattctctTTTTAGTCACCTGCCAAGTTCAGCGCGTacggtgtattattatattacaattattatactttaaaatttaaatatttgatttgttatttttttttttaatttaagattctGATAAAGAAtgacgattttattattttatttattggagAAAAATGGACAGTGGAGGAAAACGGCATTTCGTTTTTGGAGGAAAATGGCTACGGCCAAATTAacaacacaaatattaattttcggggggggggggggggggggtgaatCCCCAACCCCCCCCCCTTGTACGTGCCTGGACTAGACTACATAGAAATGTtcttcaaaacaatttattatttaaatatggatAGAGATAAAGTACCACAAATtacgattatttaatataatatacacttatagTCCGTGTACCGATAGAATATGGCCGTTTCGTGCATGCAAATGACACAACTGTGGTCTATGGGTCGATCTTATACCCATTTCACTCTAATTGTTTATGATACGTCACGTGTAAGTAATTATAGTAACTTTCTTTAAAATCTTTGGATTTATGCAAAATAGGAAATGTGTTTATCACCAAATACTCTACAAGAAAAAATGCTATTGCATTGAAatcaatatgattttatacaaaatttttataaataaatttaactaaacaactttatattatttaatgaaaatatttttttagttttaactgtaaccaataaaaaaaattagaataatatctacaagctaatgtttttttttttttattatttgtccccgagctaaaattttaattcggcacctatttaatcaattatataatacagtttactttattttttgttgcattaaaaaaaaaatgttatttaattattataaatttaaactgaagAAAATTAAAGATGGTACAGAAAAGTGTCACataatttgtcatattatgAGCTCCTGAGTTAGGAAATGATAAAACTCAAATAAagcttaacttttttaaaattaagataatactataatactattatattattatagagtattaaattatctcaattaattatataattttatttagtttatttattaacttctatttgataaaatttaaattattttgaaattagattctatctaaatatatgtataggtttaaactaaaaagcaatcagtaacttttaaatttaatatgttgtatagtgtataaagaaaatttgctctagatattacaatattattttatgctaaaTAAACTTGTGTAATtaagtttcaataatattattttataaagttaagcTATGGATAACtcctatctatttatttaatttttttattgttcatcaCAAGCAGTAATACATAGATttgtactaatataaatatgtttttttttatacaaatagtattcaattatttaatactgtttAGAAAGATATTTACTCCTACTTACACATAAAATTCTAGATCAGGACTAGTAAGTCTCCATTCAAATTGGAATTCAACCATTTGTGTAATTTCATACTTTGCATCCTATTTTAGTcctgaaaatatgtttatgtatctattttgtaatttgatttgaaatattgagtaagagttaaaacaaaaatgtatttgtatttaaaaaaaattaaaaaataataaaatattagtacataCACACCATTATTATGACTGCTCGATGTCttggatataattttaacagatGGCTCTTTTGGCATAGTAATCATTTGGTTTCCATTTAATCCGTGTTGTAAATTAACTGTTTTAATAGTAGAGTTGACTGTTTTGTttaagcaaatattttttggaaatttagtagaacaatttttaactcGACAAACAtcttcatttttcattaatgatGTAGTAGCTATATGTGGAAGAAGTGGAGAGTTCTTATAAAGGACATTTTTTTCCGAGTTTATTGTAAAGAACACACGTGGAACAgatgaattttcatttttaattgagaaGGGTATTTTCAACAAGTCATTAGGTTTTGAAGAAACTGCAGTTGAAGTATTTTTAGCATTCAGCTTAACATAGTTAGGtgcatgaattttttttaaacgtttttttcgagggttaatacaatttgtatttagttTTGAGGATCTTGAAATTCTTGTATGAACGATACAAGGGGTATCtaaatattcacttttaattGATCTAAGATTTTTGCGAGAGACTTTAGATGTTGTATACACGGGGGTTACACTATTTCTTGTTTTACGTAATTTCACACGGTCAGCAATTGATAAAGAAGGTATGtttgttaaatgtatattagaataatCCTCGAAATGAATTTTCACATCTTGGAATTCTGAAGTTTTTGTAGAAGTAGATGTATTTTGACTTGGAACAGGAAACGGTTTTTTGAACCAGTCTTTAGAATTTTTAGGAACTGTAGTTGAAGTATTTTTGATATCACAAACGTTTGACTTGTGATTTGGCATTGTCGTAGTTGGTTCTTTGATCCTTAAAGATattgtattaacaatatttggaGTATTTACATTTAGAATTGACATTGatctgcaaaaaaaaaattaaatcttaggttacaacatatttattttatcaactgtagctatatattatttatttgaacatattttgCCTATCATTTTGtgtgatgaaaatataaaacttaaagttacataatattttattgtaattggctattaataattagcatTTAAAGCATTTAATTTGCAATGATTTTGTAATGATTTatgcaaacatttttagaaagttcttacagtattaaaaattattatttatttttacattattttaaaaatgtatttgtttttatttattattgtgatttgtaACAATCATACAATTGttcttataaacattttaagcagtcttgaaatatatatattaaacagttaaaaaatcaatattctatttaattatttatattcatattccaAATGTctgtaagttaaatatttttcattgtattcattttttttttaattatcattttgcaaattaatcgaaaaataatatcatttgaaaacaacaaatttgatgataaatgataaataattaatatagttgaatGCTGTAagtttagaaatttaattaattcatgaGGATTTTTACTAAcacttttgtaaaaattataaaaatagtatcttAACTATATTCATTCcaatatgtgtttttaaaataataaataattttgttaagtttAATTCTGGACTTCATGCTGGGCTTGGTTGcataaaaaatttccaaatattcattatatcaaTAGCAAGCTAATGCttctttaaacatatttagtgACTCATTAAAATAGCAATCTCAATGGTTTTATCAAGTTGATTGTCAACCTGAATCCAACTAAATAGAACCATggaaaatacataaacaatttgatttaaaatatgttttttttttttttagtgtattgAGAGCCTAAATTGAGACACTCATAATCTATTTTACATTAACTCACTTACTCAGTATTTTCAATCGCAGTTAATTTACTGGTACTTGATTGGGTTATTTTATGACTgctgatgatatttttttgagttGAACTATTCACCAATGCaattaaattttcgattttactTTCACATAATGAAGAAGAATTTTGACGTACACTATTTGATGCTTCTTCTaacaaattttctaatttatcaatatctgTAGCATTGATAATTGCATCAACTACTGAatgaaaataagtaattttaagtacTGCGGGTATGAACAATAACTTCCAACATTCAACTATATTGGGATCAGTATGAGAACCTTCTCCGATTAattctgatattttataataacaagaaCAAAATGTATCTGATTCCAAAGTTGTTTGgactttattgtaattaacatttttatcatttgtaaCTTcccattgtaattttttaagttttgacaataaaacattacttttctgaaatatattactacttaacattttaagacCAATGAATAagcttaaaataatcattaaaaatccaTGTTCGTAGTCGGAATCttcaaaaattgatattaaattaataatatttgtttgcaacattttatcaagttttttaaaataattaatgtacagGACTGATAGCTTATGAACTTTCTGAGTCATAACATGTTTGTCTTTCCAacttaatatcaaatttactcGTGATATACAATGCATGTTTGTTAACATATTCATAAATAgtatgttgttattaataaccAAAGTATCTTGTACAGttttattgaagtattttttatgtaattgttCAAAACATAGTAATGTTAATTTCTTAGTGCCTAATGATGGAAAAACGAAAGGTGCATTAGTTTgtgaaatatctattttttctgTACGAAAATAC
Proteins encoded in this region:
- the LOC114126618 gene encoding uncharacterized protein LOC114126618 isoform X2, whose translation is MKSAESVKSMLCSLFDYEPYVSLERIEIPIWMENEQKNNKLTNEVPKRLKLKTEVTEELTNGEPNCKKIKTEDEDKEFEIPKLILSKDGNTFKSKLKYSKLHKSGNSHLKSLPERLNSTNEANSSNDEKRIIINHNDKEGTTEIKGSLLGKIKIRDVDTINADYAKIRSNIKYFRTEKIDISQTNAPFVFPSLGTKKLTLLCFEQLHKKYFNKTVQDTLVINNNILFMNMLTNMHCISRVNLILSWKDKHVMTQKVHKLSVLYINYFKKLDKMLQTNIINLISIFEDSDYEHGFLMIILSLFIGLKMLSSNIFQKSNVLLSKLKKLQWEVTNDKNVNYNKVQTTLESDTFCSCYYKISELIGEGSHTDPNIVECWKLLFIPAVLKITYFHSVVDAIINATDIDKLENLLEEASNSVRQNSSSLCESKIENLIALVNSSTQKNIISSHKITQSSTSKLTAIENTESMSILNVNTPNIVNTISLRIKEPTTTMPNHKSNVCDIKNTSTTVPKNSKDWFKKPFPVPSQNTSTSTKTSEFQDVKIHFEDYSNIHLTNIPSLSIADRVKLRKTRNSVTPVYTTSKVSRKNLRSIKSEYLDTPCIVHTRISRSSKLNTNCINPRKKRLKKIHAPNYVKLNAKNTSTAVSSKPNDLLKIPFSIKNENSSVPRVFFTINSEKNVLYKNSPLLPHIATTSLMKNEDVCRVKNCSTKFPKNICLNKTVNSTIKTVNLQHGLNGNQMITMPKEPSVKIISKTSSSHNNGFNNA
- the LOC114126618 gene encoding uncharacterized protein LOC114126618 isoform X1; protein product: MKSAESVKSMLCSLFDYEPYVSLERIEIPIWMENEQKNNKLTNEVPKRLKLKTEVTEELTNGEPNCKKIKTEDEDKEFEIPKLILSKDGNTFKSKLKYSKLHKSGNSHLKSLPERLNSTNEANSSNDEKRIIINHNDKEGTTEIKGSLLGKIKIRDVDTINADYAKIRSNIKYFRTEKIDISQTNAPFVFPSLGTKKLTLLCFEQLHKKYFNKTVQDTLVINNNILFMNMLTNMHCISRVNLILSWKDKHVMTQKVHKLSVLYINYFKKLDKMLQTNIINLISIFEDSDYEHGFLMIILSLFIGLKMLSSNIFQKSNVLLSKLKKLQWEVTNDKNVNYNKVQTTLESDTFCSCYYKISELIGEGSHTDPNIVECWKLLFIPAVLKITYFHSVVDAIINATDIDKLENLLEEASNSVRQNSSSLCESKIENLIALVNSSTQKNIISSHKITQSSTSKLTAIENTESMSILNVNTPNIVNTISLRIKEPTTTMPNHKSNVCDIKNTSTTVPKNSKDWFKKPFPVPSQNTSTSTKTSEFQDVKIHFEDYSNIHLTNIPSLSIADRVKLRKTRNSVTPVYTTSKVSRKNLRSIKSEYLDTPCIVHTRISRSSKLNTNCINPRKKRLKKIHAPNYVKLNAKNTSTAVSSKPNDLLKIPFSIKNENSSVPRVFFTINSEKNVLYKNSPLLPHIATTSLMKNEDVCRVKNCSTKFPKNICLNKTVNSTIKTVNLQHGLNGNQMITMPKEPSVKIISKTSSSHNNGVTKIGCKV
- the LOC114126618 gene encoding uncharacterized protein LOC114126618 isoform X5, with product MNMKPVKSMRLMLCSFTDYTQFMVLEKIPIPIWMENEQKNNKLTNEVPKRLKLKTEVTEELTNGEPNCKKIKTEDEDKEFEIPKLILSKDGNTFKSKLKYSKLHKSGNSHLKSLPERLNSTNEANSSNDEKRIIINHNDKEGTTEIKGSLLGKIKIRDVDTINADYAKIRSNIKYFRTEKIDISQTNAPFVFPSLGTKKLTLLCFEQLHKKYFNKTVQDTLVINNNILFMNMLTNMHCISRVNLILSWKDKHVMTQKVHKLSVLYINYFKKLDKMLQTNIINLISIFEDSDYEHGFLMIILSLFIGLKMLSSNIFQKSNVLLSKLKKLQWEVTNDKNVNYNKVQTTLESDTFCSCYYKISELIGEGSHTDPNIVECWKLLFIPAVLKITYFHSVVDAIINATDIDKLENLLEEASNSVRQNSSSLCESKIENLIALVNSSTQKNIISSHKITQSSTSKLTAIENTESMSILNVNTPNIVNTISLRIKEPTTTMPNHKSNVCDIKNTSTTVPKNSKDWFKKPFPVPSQNTSTSTKTSEFQDVKIHFEDYSNIHLTNIPSLSIADRVKLRKTRNSVTPVYTTSKVSRKNLRSIKSEYLDTPCIVHTRISRSSKLNTNCINPRKKRLKKIHAPNYVKLNAKNTSTAVSSKPNDLLKIPFSIKNENSSVPRVFFTINSEKNVLYKNSPLLPHIATTSLMKNEDVCRVKNCSTKFPKNICLNKTVNSTIKTVNLQHGLNGNQMITMPKEPSVKIISKTSSSHNNGVTKIGCKV
- the LOC114126618 gene encoding uncharacterized protein LOC114126618 isoform X3, yielding MKSAESVKSMLCSLFDYEPYVSLERIEIPIWMENEQKNNKLTNEVPKRLKLKTEVTEELTNGEPNCKKIKTEDEDKEFEIPKLILSKDGNTFKSKLKYSKLHKSGNSHLKSLPERLNSTNEANSSNDEKRIIINHNDKEGTTEIKGSLLGKIKIRDVDTINADYAKIRSNIKYFRTEKIDISQTNAPFVFPSLGTKKLTLLCFEQLHKKYFNKTVQDTLVINNNILFMNMLTNMHCISRVNLILSWKDKHVMTQKVHKLSVLYINYFKKLDKMLQTNIINLISIFEDSDYEHGFLMIILSLFIGLKMLSSNIFQKSNVLLSKLKKLQWEVTNDKNVNYNKVQTTLESDTFCSCYYKISELIGEGSHTDPNIVECWKLLFIPAVLKITYFHSVVDAIINATDIDKLENLLEEASNSVRQNSSSLCESKIENLIALVNSSTQKNIISSHKITQSSTSKLTAIENTESMSILNVNTPNIVNTISLRIKEPTTTMPNHKSNVCDIKNTSTTVPKNSKDWFKKPFPVPSQNTSTSTKTSEFQDVKIHFEDYSNIHLTNIPSLSIADRVKLRKTRNSVTPVYTTSKVSRKNLRSIKSEYLDTPCIVHTRISRSSKLNTNCINPRKKRLKKIHAPNYVKLNAKNTSTAVSSKPNDLLKIPFSIKNENSSVPRVFFTINSEKNVLYKNSPLLPHIATTSLMKNEDVCRVKNCSTKFPKNICLNKTVNSTIKTVNLQHGLNGNQMITMPKEPSVKIISKTSSSHNNGLK
- the LOC114126618 gene encoding uncharacterized protein LOC114126618 isoform X4, whose translation is MKSAESVKSMLCSLFDYEPYVSLERIEIPIWMENEQKNNKLTNEVPKRLKLKTEVTEELTNGEPNCKKIKTEDEDKEFEIPKLILSKDGNTFKSKLKYSKLHKSGNSHLKSLPERLNSTNEANSSNDEKRIIINHNDKEGTTEIKGSLLGTKKLTLLCFEQLHKKYFNKTVQDTLVINNNILFMNMLTNMHCISRVNLILSWKDKHVMTQKVHKLSVLYINYFKKLDKMLQTNIINLISIFEDSDYEHGFLMIILSLFIGLKMLSSNIFQKSNVLLSKLKKLQWEVTNDKNVNYNKVQTTLESDTFCSCYYKISELIGEGSHTDPNIVECWKLLFIPAVLKITYFHSVVDAIINATDIDKLENLLEEASNSVRQNSSSLCESKIENLIALVNSSTQKNIISSHKITQSSTSKLTAIENTESMSILNVNTPNIVNTISLRIKEPTTTMPNHKSNVCDIKNTSTTVPKNSKDWFKKPFPVPSQNTSTSTKTSEFQDVKIHFEDYSNIHLTNIPSLSIADRVKLRKTRNSVTPVYTTSKVSRKNLRSIKSEYLDTPCIVHTRISRSSKLNTNCINPRKKRLKKIHAPNYVKLNAKNTSTAVSSKPNDLLKIPFSIKNENSSVPRVFFTINSEKNVLYKNSPLLPHIATTSLMKNEDVCRVKNCSTKFPKNICLNKTVNSTIKTVNLQHGLNGNQMITMPKEPSVKIISKTSSSHNNGVTKIGCKV